A stretch of DNA from Halobaculum sp. XH14:
TGTCGGCGACGAGCCCGAACTTGGAGAACGAGGAGAACGCCCAACTGTCGGCCAGCCGGTAGCGCCCCGGCGGGAGGTACAGCATCCGGCCGTCGCCGGCCACCGCCTCGAGAACGCCGCCGAGTTCGCGGTCGGCGAGCGGCCCCTCGACCTCGGCTTCGAGGTCGACGAACTCGTCGAACCCCCAGGCGTCGGCGATCGCGTCTAGCTGCGGGTTTCCGCCGGGCGTCGCCGCGGGCCACTCCCCGGGAACCGCCTCCCCACACCCCGCGAGTCCGGCGGTCACGCCCGCGGCCGCGGTCAGTAGCGTCCGCCGTTTCATACGGGTGTCACGACGCTCACGTCGGTTTGTTATGACGGTCGTGTGAGCCGGTAGACCGCCCTTACGCGGACTGGACGGCGTCCGTGTCGGCCAGCGCCTCGTAGCGCTCTCCGGGCGGGCCGATCCACGCGCCGAGCTCCCTCGCGTACTCGATCAGCCGCCGGTAGAGCAGCCGCTGGTTCGGGTACTCGCGGTCGTTGAACTTGTTCGGGTGCCACAGCACGGTCATCACCGCGCCGTTCTCGGCGGCCTCCTCGAGCACCCGCTCACAGCCCGCCCACGCCGCCGCGAGCTCGTGTTCCGGGTCCGGCAGCGCGTTCTCCATGATCGTCAGCGGGAACACCACGAACTCGTCGTCGAACGGCCGTCGAACGCCGTAGCCGTTCTCGAACCCGTACGTCGTACTCGACCCGAGCGAGGCGTCGTACGCCAGGCCGACGTCGGCCTGTCGCTCCCACGTCTCGGGCACCTCCAGGTTGAGGTAGTGCTGTCTCCCGCCGCGGACCTCGTGGCCGAGGACGCGTTCGAGCGCCGCCTTCTCGCGTCCGAGGCGGTCGCGGTCCGTGTAGGACTCGTAGGAGCCGTGGAGCCCGACCTCCCACCCGCGGTCGTCCAGTTTCCGGATCACGTCCACGATGTCGGGGTCCTCGAGCGAGTAGCGGCCGGCGTAGAGCTGCCAGCTCTTCGGGCTGAGCCACTCGCGGGGCGGCCTGTCGCGCAGGAGGTCCTGCTCGTTCAGGAAGTAGAACGCCGACCTGACGCCCAGTTCCTCCTCCAGGGCCATCACCTCCTCGAACTGCCAGTACGGGTTGACGTCCGGGAGCAGCGTCCGAAGGTGGTAGGGGTCGCGTTCGGTCACCGCGTAGTACAGCGACTGGTACGTCTTGTACGGCCGGTCGACGTCGTG
This window harbors:
- a CDS encoding polysaccharide deacetylase family protein, with protein sequence MGERAGVPEGHSFSLCLTHDVDRPYKTYQSLYYAVTERDPYHLRTLLPDVNPYWQFEEVMALEEELGVRSAFYFLNEQDLLRDRPPREWLSPKSWQLYAGRYSLEDPDIVDVIRKLDDRGWEVGLHGSYESYTDRDRLGREKAALERVLGHEVRGGRQHYLNLEVPETWERQADVGLAYDASLGSSTTYGFENGYGVRRPFDDEFVVFPLTIMENALPDPEHELAAAWAGCERVLEEAAENGAVMTVLWHPNKFNDREYPNQRLLYRRLIEYARELGAWIGPPGERYEALADTDAVQSA